A single region of the Eulemur rufifrons isolate Redbay chromosome 8, OSU_ERuf_1, whole genome shotgun sequence genome encodes:
- the THBS3 gene encoding thrombospondin-3 isoform X8: protein MSLIRNTIMECQVCGFHEQRSHCSPNPCFQGVDCMEVYEYPGYRCGPCPPGLQGNGTHCSDINECAHADPCFPGSSCINTMPGFHCEACPRGYKGTQVSGVGIDYARASKQVCNDIDECNDGNNGGCDPNSICTNTVGSFKCGPCRLGFLGNQSQGCLPARTCHSPAHSPCHVHAHCLFERNGAVSCQCNVGWAGNGNVCGPDTDIDGYPDQALPCMDNNKHCKQDNCLLTPNSGQEDADNDGVGDQCDDDADGDGIKNVEDNCRLFPNKDQQNSDTDSFGDACDNCPNVPNNDQKDTDGNGEGDACDNDVDGDGIPNGLDNCPKVPNPLQTDRDEDGVGDACDSCPEMSNPTQTDADSDLVGDVCDTNEDSDGDGHQDTKDNCPQLPNSSQLDSDNDGLGDECDGDDDNDGIPDYVPPGPDNCRLVPNPNQKDSDGNGVGDVCEEDFDNDAVVDPLDVCPESAEVTLTDFRAYQTVVLDPEGDAQIDPNWVVLNQGMEIVQTMNSDPGLAVGYTAFNGVDFEGTFHVNTVTDDDYAGFLFSYQDSGRFYVVMWKQTEQTYWQATPFRAVAQPGLQLKAVTSVSGPGEHLRNALWHTGHTPDQVRLLWTDPRNVGWRDKTSYRWQLLHRPQVGYIRVKLYEGPQLVADSGVIIDTSMRGGRLGVFCFSQENIIWSNLQYRCNDTVPEDFEPFRRQLLQGRV from the exons ATGTCCCTGATCCGAAACACCATCATGGAGTGTCAGGTGTGCG GCTTCCACGAGCAGCGCTCCCACTGCAGCCCCAACCCCTGCTTCCAAGGCGTGGACTGCATGGAAGTGTACGAGTACCCAGGCTACCGCTGTGGGCCCTGCCCCCCAGGCCTGCAGGGCAACGGCACCCATTGCAGTGACATCAAcgag TGTGCTCATGCTGACCCCTGTTTCCCGGGTTCCAGCTGCAtcaacaccatgcccggcttcCACTGTGAGGCCTGTCCTCGAGGGTACAAGGGCACACAGGTGTCTGGTGTGGGCATCGACTATGCCCGGGCCAGCAAACAG GTCTGCAATGACATCGATGAATGCAATGATGGTAACAATGGTGGCTGTGACCCAAACTCCATCTGCACCAACACCGTG GGCTCTTTCAAGTGTGGTCCTTGCCGCCTGGGTTTCCTGGGCAACCAGAGCCAGGGCTGCCTCCCAGCCCGGACCTGCCACAGCCCGGCCCACAGCCCCTGCCACGTCCATGCTCACTGTCTCTTTGAACGCAATGGTGCAGTATCCTGCCAG TGTAACGTGGGCTGGGCAGGGAACGGGAACGTGTGTGGGCCTGACACAGACATCGATGGCTACCCAGACCAGGCACTGCCCTGCATGGACAACAACAAACACTGCAAGCAG GACAACTGCCTTTTAACACCCAACTCTGGGCAGGAAGATGCTGATAATGATGGTGTTGGGGACCAGTGTGATGATGATGCTGATGGGGATGGGATCAAGAATGTTGAG GACAACTGCCGGCTGTTTCCCAACAAGGACCAGCAGAACTCAGACACAGATTCATTTGGTGATGCCTGTGACAATTGCCCCAACGTTCCTAACAATGACCAGAAGGACACAGATGGCAATGGGGAAGGAGATGCCTGTGACAACGACGTGGATGGGGATG GCATCCCCAATGGATTGGACAATTGCCCTAAAGTCCCTAACCCACTACAGACAGACAGAGATGAGGATGGGGTGGGAGATGCTTGTGACAGCTGTCCTGAAATGAGCAATCCTACCCAG ACAGATGCAGACAGTGACCTGGTGGGGGATGTCTGTGACACCAATGAAGACAG CGATGGAGATGGGCATCAGGACACCAAGGACAACTGTCCACAGCTGCCAAACAGCTCCCAGCTGGACTCAGACAATGATGGACTTGGAGATGAGTGTGATggggatgatgacaatgatggcaTTCCAGATTATGTGCCTCCTGGTCCTGATAACTGTCGCCTGGTACCCAATCCCAATCAGAAGGACTCAGATG GCAATGGCGTTGGTGATGTGTGTGAGGAAGACTTTGACAATGATGCTGTGGTCGACCCCCTGGATGTGTGTCCCGAAAGTGCCGAGGTAACCCTCACGGATTTTCGGGCCTATCAGACCGTCGTCCTGGATCCTGAGGGTGATGCTCAGATTGACCCAAACTGGGTTGTGCTCAACCAG GGCATGGAAATCGTTCAGACCATGAACAGTGACCCTGGCCTGGCAGTTG GATACACAGCCTTCAATGGTGTGGACTTTGAAGGTACCTTCCATGTGAACACAGTGACTGATGATGACTACGCAGGCTTTCTCTTCAGTTATCAGGACAGTGGCCGATTCTACGTGGTCATGTGGAAGCAGACGGAGCAGACCTACTGGCAGGCCACACCTTTCCGGGCTGTTGCTCAGCCCGGGCTACAGCTTAAG GCAGTGACATCAGTGTCTGGCCCAGGTGAGCACCTCCGAAATGCCCTGTGGCATACTGGCCACACTCCTGATCAGGTACGACTGCTGTGGACTGACCCAAGAAACGTGGGCTGGCGTGATAAGACCTCGTATCGCTGGCAGCTGCTGCACCGGCCTCAAGTTGGCTACATTCG GGTGAAACTCTATGAGGGACCCCAGCTAGTGGCGGATTCTGGGGTGATCATTGACACATCCATGCGAGGGGGGCGACTCGGTGTATTCTGCTTCTCCCAAGAAAACATCATTTGGTCCAATCTCCAGTATCGATGCAATG ACACAGTGCCTGAGGACTTTGAGCCATTCCGGAGGCAGCTGCTCCAGGGAAGGGTGTGA
- the THBS3 gene encoding thrombospondin-3 isoform X9: protein MEVYEYPGYRCGPCPPGLQGNGTHCSDINECAHADPCFPGSSCINTMPGFHCEACPRGYKGTQVSGVGIDYARASKQVCNDIDECNDGNNGGCDPNSICTNTVGSFKCGPCRLGFLGNQSQGCLPARTCHSPAHSPCHVHAHCLFERNGAVSCQCNVGWAGNGNVCGPDTDIDGYPDQALPCMDNNKHCKQDNCLLTPNSGQEDADNDGVGDQCDDDADGDGIKNVEDNCRLFPNKDQQNSDTDSFGDACDNCPNVPNNDQKDTDGNGEGDACDNDVDGDGIPNGLDNCPKVPNPLQTDRDEDGVGDACDSCPEMSNPTQTDADSDLVGDVCDTNEDSDGDGHQDTKDNCPQLPNSSQLDSDNDGLGDECDGDDDNDGIPDYVPPGPDNCRLVPNPNQKDSDGNGVGDVCEEDFDNDAVVDPLDVCPESAEVTLTDFRAYQTVVLDPEGDAQIDPNWVVLNQGMEIVQTMNSDPGLAVGYTAFNGVDFEGTFHVNTVTDDDYAGFLFSYQDSGRFYVVMWKQTEQTYWQATPFRAVAQPGLQLKAVTSVSGPGEHLRNALWHTGHTPDQVRLLWTDPRNVGWRDKTSYRWQLLHRPQVGYIRVKLYEGPQLVADSGVIIDTSMRGGRLGVFCFSQENIIWSNLQYRCNDTVPEDFEPFRRQLLQGRV from the exons ATGGAAGTGTACGAGTACCCAGGCTACCGCTGTGGGCCCTGCCCCCCAGGCCTGCAGGGCAACGGCACCCATTGCAGTGACATCAAcgag TGTGCTCATGCTGACCCCTGTTTCCCGGGTTCCAGCTGCAtcaacaccatgcccggcttcCACTGTGAGGCCTGTCCTCGAGGGTACAAGGGCACACAGGTGTCTGGTGTGGGCATCGACTATGCCCGGGCCAGCAAACAG GTCTGCAATGACATCGATGAATGCAATGATGGTAACAATGGTGGCTGTGACCCAAACTCCATCTGCACCAACACCGTG GGCTCTTTCAAGTGTGGTCCTTGCCGCCTGGGTTTCCTGGGCAACCAGAGCCAGGGCTGCCTCCCAGCCCGGACCTGCCACAGCCCGGCCCACAGCCCCTGCCACGTCCATGCTCACTGTCTCTTTGAACGCAATGGTGCAGTATCCTGCCAG TGTAACGTGGGCTGGGCAGGGAACGGGAACGTGTGTGGGCCTGACACAGACATCGATGGCTACCCAGACCAGGCACTGCCCTGCATGGACAACAACAAACACTGCAAGCAG GACAACTGCCTTTTAACACCCAACTCTGGGCAGGAAGATGCTGATAATGATGGTGTTGGGGACCAGTGTGATGATGATGCTGATGGGGATGGGATCAAGAATGTTGAG GACAACTGCCGGCTGTTTCCCAACAAGGACCAGCAGAACTCAGACACAGATTCATTTGGTGATGCCTGTGACAATTGCCCCAACGTTCCTAACAATGACCAGAAGGACACAGATGGCAATGGGGAAGGAGATGCCTGTGACAACGACGTGGATGGGGATG GCATCCCCAATGGATTGGACAATTGCCCTAAAGTCCCTAACCCACTACAGACAGACAGAGATGAGGATGGGGTGGGAGATGCTTGTGACAGCTGTCCTGAAATGAGCAATCCTACCCAG ACAGATGCAGACAGTGACCTGGTGGGGGATGTCTGTGACACCAATGAAGACAG CGATGGAGATGGGCATCAGGACACCAAGGACAACTGTCCACAGCTGCCAAACAGCTCCCAGCTGGACTCAGACAATGATGGACTTGGAGATGAGTGTGATggggatgatgacaatgatggcaTTCCAGATTATGTGCCTCCTGGTCCTGATAACTGTCGCCTGGTACCCAATCCCAATCAGAAGGACTCAGATG GCAATGGCGTTGGTGATGTGTGTGAGGAAGACTTTGACAATGATGCTGTGGTCGACCCCCTGGATGTGTGTCCCGAAAGTGCCGAGGTAACCCTCACGGATTTTCGGGCCTATCAGACCGTCGTCCTGGATCCTGAGGGTGATGCTCAGATTGACCCAAACTGGGTTGTGCTCAACCAG GGCATGGAAATCGTTCAGACCATGAACAGTGACCCTGGCCTGGCAGTTG GATACACAGCCTTCAATGGTGTGGACTTTGAAGGTACCTTCCATGTGAACACAGTGACTGATGATGACTACGCAGGCTTTCTCTTCAGTTATCAGGACAGTGGCCGATTCTACGTGGTCATGTGGAAGCAGACGGAGCAGACCTACTGGCAGGCCACACCTTTCCGGGCTGTTGCTCAGCCCGGGCTACAGCTTAAG GCAGTGACATCAGTGTCTGGCCCAGGTGAGCACCTCCGAAATGCCCTGTGGCATACTGGCCACACTCCTGATCAGGTACGACTGCTGTGGACTGACCCAAGAAACGTGGGCTGGCGTGATAAGACCTCGTATCGCTGGCAGCTGCTGCACCGGCCTCAAGTTGGCTACATTCG GGTGAAACTCTATGAGGGACCCCAGCTAGTGGCGGATTCTGGGGTGATCATTGACACATCCATGCGAGGGGGGCGACTCGGTGTATTCTGCTTCTCCCAAGAAAACATCATTTGGTCCAATCTCCAGTATCGATGCAATG ACACAGTGCCTGAGGACTTTGAGCCATTCCGGAGGCAGCTGCTCCAGGGAAGGGTGTGA